A DNA window from Chelativorans sp. AA-79 contains the following coding sequences:
- the phnE gene encoding phosphonate ABC transporter, permease protein PhnE gives MSIANQGATLSSVGLAIEGHWQALAARRRLYTIGGILFMVFAMGGSLWFANESNAGKFFDRLPYFFDFVGQLVPRDGWEVWRALFDLPSPYDDGSLKYNYPAGRVYITETFYIPEYFYKMLETINIALVATFVGFALGFMLCFVAASNITTRRWLRFFVRRFMEVLRAFPEIVIAGFFLAILSLGAVPAIIAVAIHTVGALGKMFFEVVENADMRAEEGLRAAGANLVERVWFGIVPQVLPNFLSYALLRLEINVRASTIIGAVGGGGIGEALRLSISQTHEAKTLAIVLLLFLTIVAVDQLSAWLRRRVVGKQSFEFGRGG, from the coding sequence ATGAGCATAGCCAATCAGGGCGCAACCCTCTCCAGTGTCGGCCTTGCCATCGAAGGTCATTGGCAGGCCCTGGCGGCGCGCCGCCGGCTCTACACCATCGGCGGCATCCTCTTCATGGTGTTCGCCATGGGCGGCTCGCTCTGGTTCGCCAACGAATCCAATGCGGGCAAGTTCTTCGACCGCCTTCCCTATTTCTTCGACTTCGTCGGGCAACTCGTGCCGCGCGACGGCTGGGAAGTCTGGCGCGCCCTGTTCGATCTGCCCTCGCCCTATGACGACGGCAGCCTCAAATACAACTATCCGGCGGGCAGGGTCTATATCACCGAGACCTTCTATATTCCCGAGTATTTCTACAAGATGCTGGAGACGATCAATATCGCGCTCGTCGCGACATTCGTCGGCTTCGCGCTGGGTTTCATGCTCTGCTTCGTCGCTGCTTCGAATATCACGACCCGGCGCTGGCTGCGTTTCTTCGTCCGCCGCTTCATGGAAGTGCTGCGCGCGTTTCCGGAGATCGTGATCGCGGGCTTCTTCCTCGCCATCCTTTCGCTGGGCGCCGTGCCGGCCATCATCGCTGTCGCCATCCACACCGTGGGTGCTCTGGGCAAGATGTTTTTCGAGGTCGTGGAAAATGCGGATATGCGTGCCGAGGAAGGCCTGCGCGCCGCCGGCGCCAATTTGGTCGAGCGCGTCTGGTTCGGTATCGTGCCACAGGTGCTTCCCAATTTCCTGAGCTACGCGCTTCTGCGCCTGGAGATCAATGTCCGCGCCTCCACCATCATCGGTGCGGTTGGGGGAGGCGGCATCGGCGAAGCGCTCCGGCTCTCCATCAGCCAGACGCATGAGGCCAAGACGCTGGCGATCGTTCTCCTGCTCTTCCTGACGATTGTAGCCGTCGACCAACTCTCGGCGTGGCTCCGCCGCCGCGTCGTCGGCAAACAGAGCTTCGAATTCGGACGCGGAGGCTGA
- a CDS encoding DUF1045 domain-containing protein, with translation MRYAIYFTPEKDDPLARVAERWLGRSAFGGQTQAPSAAGPFSAAEIAFHTAAARRYGFHATLKAPFRLVEGKSEAELTAALSRFAAEREPFAVERIELARLDGFFALVPAVPSPQLDRLAADVVTFFEPFRAPMTAKEMERRNPDGLTPAQLKNLHKWGYPYVFEEFRFHMTLTGRVPAAEAARMEAAIDEFFGPLLLEPLEISSLALFAEPEAGSPFHVKSLHAIGGARERKFA, from the coding sequence ATGCGATACGCGATCTATTTTACACCCGAGAAGGACGATCCGCTGGCCCGTGTAGCCGAGCGGTGGCTGGGGCGCAGCGCGTTTGGCGGTCAAACCCAGGCACCGTCCGCCGCCGGCCCTTTTTCCGCCGCCGAGATCGCCTTTCACACAGCGGCCGCCCGCCGATATGGTTTTCACGCTACGCTCAAGGCGCCGTTCCGGCTCGTGGAGGGCAAGAGCGAGGCCGAGCTTACGGCCGCCCTCTCGCGCTTTGCCGCCGAGCGGGAGCCATTCGCCGTCGAGCGCATCGAGCTTGCGCGGCTGGATGGCTTCTTCGCTCTCGTTCCGGCCGTTCCTTCTCCGCAACTCGATCGCCTCGCCGCTGATGTCGTGACCTTTTTCGAACCTTTCCGTGCTCCGATGACGGCGAAAGAGATGGAGCGGCGCAATCCGGACGGCCTCACGCCCGCGCAGCTTAAAAATCTCCACAAATGGGGCTATCCTTACGTGTTCGAGGAGTTCCGCTTCCATATGACGCTTACGGGGCGTGTCCCGGCGGCTGAAGCCGCGCGCATGGAGGCTGCGATCGACGAGTTCTTCGGGCCGCTGCTCCTGGAGCCGCTCGAGATCTCTTCTCTCGCGCTTTTCGCCGAGCCCGAGGCGGGATCTCCCTTCCATGTGAAATCCTTGCATGCCATTGGTGGCGCGAGGGAAAGAAAGTTCGCTTGA
- the phnE gene encoding phosphonate ABC transporter, permease protein PhnE, with amino-acid sequence MAVLTEAEAQAIAERHPQVFAASVRKRLTAFLVGASIVAYLVFAWWFFSIGQVFSGGNWGIAGAYMADWVSYEVRPDIGFRENHLEITYPRFSPLGEHPDPDWVTKETAIVAIREQAGTASGGATSGAGFLGPLDNANAKGGEDSFLGSLGAGASGTPSVESSPADGVPETVRREEAVVEASIRFGAGTRVDVRPGLVRIERGGEALTLDVEEGAGVIAREPLPRWASQREPGAKVIAYLGFAGRAEIEDDEVKIRRRFLGWENFLFDTRSAFFGRPLGEVASLILFGERLDPGVSNAALAWSDFVNNAEWQHGDVWVKLLQTIVMAFAGTVLATLVAFPLSFMAARNIYPNRVGNFLLKRFFDFLRSVDMLIWALFFTRAFGPGPLAGISAIFFTDTGTFGKLYSEALENIDDKQREGVRSVGAAPAEVQRYGVMPQVLPVFLSQALYFWESNTRSATIIGAVGAGGIGLKLWEAMRTNSDWENVAYMVLLILLVVFIFDNISNMLRRRLIGP; translated from the coding sequence ATGGCTGTTTTGACGGAAGCCGAGGCTCAGGCGATCGCCGAACGCCACCCGCAGGTCTTTGCCGCGTCGGTGCGCAAGCGGTTGACCGCATTTCTGGTCGGTGCGAGCATTGTCGCCTATCTCGTCTTCGCGTGGTGGTTCTTCTCGATCGGGCAGGTGTTCTCCGGCGGGAACTGGGGCATTGCCGGCGCCTATATGGCTGACTGGGTTTCGTATGAAGTCCGGCCGGACATCGGGTTCCGCGAGAACCACCTGGAGATCACCTATCCGCGTTTTTCGCCCCTGGGAGAGCACCCCGACCCCGATTGGGTGACCAAGGAGACTGCTATCGTCGCGATACGCGAGCAGGCGGGGACCGCCTCGGGCGGTGCAACTAGCGGCGCGGGTTTCCTCGGCCCGCTGGATAATGCGAACGCCAAGGGCGGTGAAGACAGCTTTCTCGGCTCCCTGGGCGCGGGGGCCTCCGGTACGCCGTCGGTGGAGTCCTCTCCCGCCGATGGCGTGCCGGAGACGGTTCGGCGGGAAGAAGCAGTCGTGGAGGCCAGCATCCGGTTCGGCGCAGGAACCCGCGTGGATGTCCGCCCCGGTCTCGTGCGCATCGAACGCGGCGGCGAGGCACTGACGCTCGACGTCGAGGAGGGCGCGGGCGTGATCGCCCGCGAACCCCTGCCGCGATGGGCCTCGCAGCGTGAGCCCGGAGCCAAGGTGATCGCCTATTTGGGATTTGCCGGGCGTGCCGAGATCGAGGACGACGAGGTCAAGATCCGCCGCCGCTTCCTTGGCTGGGAAAACTTCCTCTTCGACACGCGCTCGGCCTTTTTCGGCCGTCCGCTCGGCGAGGTCGCTTCGCTCATCCTCTTCGGCGAGCGGCTCGATCCGGGTGTATCCAACGCGGCGCTCGCCTGGAGCGATTTCGTGAACAACGCCGAATGGCAGCACGGCGACGTCTGGGTGAAGCTTCTCCAGACCATCGTCATGGCCTTTGCCGGCACGGTGCTGGCGACCTTGGTGGCGTTCCCGCTTTCCTTCATGGCCGCCCGCAACATCTATCCGAACCGCGTCGGCAATTTCCTTCTCAAGCGCTTTTTCGATTTCCTGCGCTCGGTGGACATGCTGATCTGGGCCCTGTTCTTCACGCGCGCCTTCGGCCCGGGGCCGCTTGCCGGCATTTCTGCCATCTTCTTCACGGACACCGGTACGTTCGGGAAGCTCTATTCCGAAGCGCTGGAGAATATAGACGACAAGCAGCGCGAAGGCGTCCGCTCCGTCGGCGCGGCTCCGGCGGAGGTCCAGCGTTACGGAGTCATGCCGCAGGTCCTGCCCGTCTTCCTGAGCCAGGCGCTCTATTTCTGGGAATCGAACACACGCTCCGCCACCATCATCGGCGCCGTCGGCGCAGGCGGGATCGGCCTGAAGCTCTGGGAGGCGATGCGGACCAATTCCGATTGGGAGAACGTGGCCTATATGGTGCTGCTCATCCTTCTTGTGGTTTTCATCTTCGATAATATATCCAACATGCTGCGCCGCCGACTGATCGGCCCTTAG